One Ornithodoros turicata isolate Travis unplaced genomic scaffold, ASM3712646v1 Chromosome53, whole genome shotgun sequence genomic region harbors:
- the LOC135374327 gene encoding zinc finger protein 287-like, with protein MQLSSEFSGQIVKVKSEPPDFACLPEEGQVQQQQCNELSPGGDADAVTSGTRHIKEERREESSNEHPIIEVKTEPYNVAIITELDQMGCNCDSIPEDARGNTDTLHIKDKPKGTCDQEYSSCASSGAQFSTTTVELQPDGTALFTMNDQPAERHRDQSKPRPLACMSNASLECHMFAECHNESEKCSIPPPTDIQMGEKGSGCNIYPSAFSWSRSDDNHVAKHTEKRPYKCDVCPAEFSQGGHQRQHKRAHTGEKPYKCDVCPAEFSQGGHLRRHKRAHTGEKPYKCDVCPAEFSQGWHLRRHKRAHTGEKPYKCDVCPAEFSQGGHLRQHKRAHTGEKPHKCDVCPAEFSQGANLRQHKRAHTGEKPYKCDVCSAEFSWGGNLRQHKRAHTGEKPYKCDVCPAEFSHSGNLRRHKRAHTADKPYKCDVCPAEFSQGVHLRQQKRTHTEEKPYKCDVCPAEFSWGGNLRRHKRAHTGEKP; from the exons ATGCAGCTCTCATCAGAGTTCAGTGGTCAGATCGTGAAAGTGAAATCGGAACCACCCGATTTTGCCTGCCTGCCAGAAGAGGGCCAGGTACAGCAACAGCAGTGCAACGAGCTTTCACCAGGAGGTGATGCTGATG CAGTGACATCTGGTACGCGTCACATTAAAGAAGAACGTCGAGAGGAATCTTCCAATGAACATCCAATCATAGAAGTGAAGACAGAGCCTTACAATGTTGCAATCATAACAGAGCTGGACCAGATGGGATGCAACTGTGATTCAATACCTGAAG ACGCAAGAGGGAACACTGATACGCTCCATATTAAGGACAAGCCTAAAGGCACTTGTGATCAAGAATACTCTAGTTGCGCTTCTTCAGGTGCACAGTTCAGCACAACAACAGTTGAACTGCAGCCCGACGGCACTGCACTATTCACTATGAATGACCAACCCGCAGAGCGACATCGAGACCAGAGCAAGCCACGTCCACTCGCATGCATGTCGAATGCCAGCCTCGAATGCCACATGTTTGCAGAGTGTCACAATGAGTCTGAAAAGTGTTCCATTCCTCCTCCGACGGATATACAGATGGGAGAGAAGGGTTCTGGGTGCAACATCTATCCCTCTGCATTCTCGTGGTCACGAAGTGACGACAACCATGTGGCGAAGCATACTGAGaagaggccatacaagtgcgatgtctgccctgcggagttcagtcagggCGGGCACCAACGGcagcacaagcgagcacacacgggcgagaagccatacaagtgcgatgtctgccctgcggagttcagtcagggCGGGCACCTACGGCggcacaagcgagcacacacgggagagaagccatacaagtgcgatgtctgccctgcggagttcagtcagggCTGGCACCTACGGCggcacaagcgagcacacacgggagagaagccatacaagtgcgatgtctgccctgcagagttcagtcagggcgggcacctacggcagcacaagcgagcacacacgggagagaagccacacaagtgcgatgtctgccctgcggaatTCAGTCAGGGCGCGAAcctacggcagcacaagcgagcacacacgggagagaagccatacaagtgcgatgtctgctctGCGGAGTTCAGTTGGGGCGGAAAcctacggcagcacaagcgagcacacacgggagagaagccatacaagtgcgatgtctgccctgcggagttcagtcatAGCGGGAACCTACGGCggcacaagcgagcacacacggcagataagccatacaagtgcgatgtctgccctgcggagttcagtcagggCGTGCACCTACGGCAGCAGAAGCGAACACACACtgaagagaagccatacaagtgtgatgtctgccctgcggagttcagttgGGGCGGAAACCTACGGCGGCATAAGAgagcacacacgggagagaagccatag